AGAGCCGGTAACGGAACCGGACGAGATGGTTCCTTTATGGAAAATACTTCACCTGGTTGGTGCGGACTGGACTTACGGTTCAAAAGGATGGGCTGCTGAAAACTATTGCATGTTTATGGCAGAAAATGAAAGCTGGAAACACATTGTCGAGGTTAAAGCCAAAGCTGTGGATGATTTAAAGTGCAAGGTCTGGCTCAATACGGAGTGAGGGCACGAACTATTTGCAGTCCGGTCCGGACTGGCAAAATTCAATATTCCTTATAATTTTGAGATAAAAAGCATCATTCAGTATTATGCACAGTGGATCAGGGAAGGAAAGCTTAAGGTTAATTCTGATTGGAACAAAGAGCTTCAAGTCAAATTTACTGTTCAGGATCCATGCCAGCTTGTTAGAAAAAGCTTTGGTGACCCAGTTGCCGAGGATTTAAGGTTTGTTGTAAAATCTGTTGTAGGAGAAGAAAACTTTATTGATATGACTCCTAACAAGTCGAACAATTACTGCTGTGGTGGTGGTGGTGGTTTTCTGCAATCAGGACGTCCCGATGCCAGACGTACTTATGGTAAACTAAAGGATGAGCAAATCAAGAAGACCGGAGCCACATATTGTATAACTCCATGTCATAATTGTCATGCTCAGGTTCATGATCTATCGGAGCATTTTGAGGGCGGATATCATACGGTTCATTTATGGACCATTATATGCCTTTCTCTTGGCATTCTTGGTGAAAATGAGCGCGAATACTTAGGACCGGATCTTGCTGAATTAGGGTTATAGCATTATAGTTACCGGGAATGGATTGATTCTCCGGTATTAAGAGGTAATAATAATGATAGTAGCACAAAGAAAACCATTTGATGAAATAAAAAACTTTATAAAGGATTATAAAAAGGTTCTTAACGTTGGTTGCGGAACCTGCGTGGCCGTATGTCTTGCAGGCGGTGAAAAAGAAGTTTCCGTTCTTAATGCAGAGCTTGAT
This genomic interval from Pseudomonadota bacterium contains the following:
- a CDS encoding (Fe-S)-binding protein, translating into MAEEAIKLGGKKKSMFIDKVKEILPKGGNLNLCLTCGACSSGCPATGLEGMDPRKFLRMAALGMDEELLKSDWAWMCTMCMRCIYVCPMEINIPQLVFNVRNSWPRESKPKGILGSCDMALRNDTCSAMGATEEDWRFVVEDVAEEVRESQEGFENLQAPMDKVGAEFFLNQNSREPVTEPDEMVPLWKILHLVGADWTYGSKGWAAENYCMFMAENESWKHIVEVKAKAVDDLKCKVWLNTEUGHELFAVRSGLAKFNIPYNFEIKSIIQYYAQWIREGKLKVNSDWNKELQVKFTVQDPCQLVRKSFGDPVAEDLRFVVKSVVGEENFIDMTPNKSNNYCCGGGGGFLQSGRPDARRTYGKLKDEQIKKTGATYCITPCHNCHAQVHDLSEHFEGGYHTVHLWTIICLSLGILGENEREYLGPDLAELGL